The proteins below are encoded in one region of Equus przewalskii isolate Varuska chromosome 1, EquPr2, whole genome shotgun sequence:
- the CELF6 gene encoding CUGBP Elav-like family member 6 isoform X8, with protein MAAAPGGSAPPAGPGPRLGFSTADSGVGMSGLNPGPAVPMKDHDAIKLFVGQIPRGLDEQDLKPLFEEFGRIYELTVLKDRLTGLHKGCAFLTYCARDSALKAQSALHEQKTLPGMNRPIQVKPAASEGRGEDRKLFVGMLGKQQGEEDVRRLFQPFGHIEECTVLRSPDGTSKGCAFVKFGSQGEAQAAIQSLHGSRTMAGASSSLVVKLADTDRERALRRMQQMAGQLGAFHPAPLPLGACGAYTTAILQHQAALLAAAQGPGLGPVAAVAAQMQHVAAFSLVAAPLLPAAAASSPPGGGPGTLPGLPAPIGVNGFGPLTPQTNGQPGSDTLYSNGLSPYPAQSPGVADPLQQAYAGMHHYAGPEGCNLFIYHLPQEFGDAELIQTFLPFGAVVSAKVFVDRATNQSKCFGFVSFDNPTSAQTAIQAMNGFQIGMKRLKVQLKRPKDANRPY; from the exons ATGGccgcggcgcccggagggtctGCGCCGCCCGCCGGCCCCGGCCCGCGCCTGGGTTTCAGCACCGCGGACAGCGGCGTCGGCATGAGCGGGCTAAACCCAGGTCCTGCCGTGCCCATGAAGGACCACGACGCCATCAAGCTCTTCGTGGGGCAGATCCCGCGGGGCTTGGACGAGCAGGACCTCAAGCCGCTGTTCGAGGAGTTCGGCCGCATCTACGAGCTGACGGTGCTGAAGGACCGGCTCACCGGCCTCCACAAAG GCTGTGCCTTCCTCACCTACTGCGCCCGGGACTCTGCTCTCAAGGCTCAGAGTGCACTGCACGAGCAGAAGACCCTGCCAGGG ATGAATCGTCCGATCCAAGTGAAGCCGGCTGCCAGTGAGGGCCGAGGAG AGGACCGAAAGCTGTTTGTGGGGATGCTGGGGAAGCAGCAGGGTGAGGAGGACGTCAGACGCCTGTTCCAGCCCTTCGGCCATATCGAGGAGTGCACCGTCTTGCGGAGCCCTGATGGCACCAGTAAAG GCTGTGCCTTTGTGAAGTTTGGGAGTCAGGGGGAAGCTCAGGCGGCCATCCAGAGTCTGCACGGCAGCCGGACCATGGCG GGTGCGTCGTCCAGCCTCGTGGTCAAGCTGGCGGACACAGACCGGGAGCGCGCGCTGCGGCGGATGCAGCAGATGGCGGGCCAGCTGGGCGCCTTCCACCCGGCGCCGCTGCCGCTCGGGGCCTGCGGAGCCTACACCACGGCG ATCCTGCAGCACCAGGCGGCCCTGCTGGCGGCGGCGCAGGGCCCGGGCCTAGGCCCGGTGGCCGCAGTGGCGGCACAGATGCAGCACGTGGCGGCCTTCAGCCTGGTGGCCGCGCCGCTGTTGCCCGCGGCAG CAGCTAGCTCCCCGCCCGGCGGCGGCCCGGGCACGCTTCCTGGTCTTCCGGCGCCCATCGGGGTCAATGGATTCGGCCCCCTGACCCCCCAGACCAACGGACAGCCGGGCTCCGACACTCTCTACAGTAATGGGCTCTCCCCTTACCCAG cccagagTCCCGGCGTGGCTGACCCCCTGCAGCAGGCCTACGCTGGGATGCACCACTACGCAG GCCCCGAAGGCTGTAACCTCTTCATCTATCACCTGCCTCAGGAGTTCGGTGATGCAGAACTCATACAGACATTCCTACCCTTTGGAGCTGTTGTCTCTGCCAAAGTCTTTGTGGATCGAGCCACCAACCAGAGCAAGTGTTTTG GGTTTGTTAGCTTTGACAATCCAACCAGTGCCCAGACAGCTATTCAGGCCATGAATGGCTTTCAAATTGGCATGAAGAGGCTCAAGGTCCAGCTAAAGAGGCCCAAAGATGCCAACCGGCCTTACTGA
- the CELF6 gene encoding CUGBP Elav-like family member 6 isoform X5, with the protein MAAAPGGSAPPAGPGPRLGFSTADSGVGMSGLNPGPAVPMKDHDAIKLFVGQIPRGLDEQDLKPLFEEFGRIYELTVLKDRLTGLHKGCAFLTYCARDSALKAQSALHEQKTLPGMNRPIQVKPAASEGRGEDRKLFVGMLGKQQGEEDVRRLFQPFGHIEECTVLRSPDGTSKGCAFVKFGSQGEAQAAIQSLHGSRTMAGASSSLVVKLADTDRERALRRMQQMAGQLGAFHPAPLPLGACGAYTTAILQHQAALLAAAQGPGLGPVAAVAAQMQHVAAFSLVAAPLLPAAAASSPPGGGPGTLPGLPAPIGVNGFGPLTPQTNGQPGSDTLYTQSPGVADPLQQAYAGMHHYAAAYPSAYAPVSTAFPQQPSALPQQQREGPEGCNLFIYHLPQEFGDAELIQTFLPFGAVVSAKVFVDRATNQSKCFGFVSFDNPTSAQTAIQAMNGFQIGMKRLKVQLKRPKDANRPY; encoded by the exons ATGGccgcggcgcccggagggtctGCGCCGCCCGCCGGCCCCGGCCCGCGCCTGGGTTTCAGCACCGCGGACAGCGGCGTCGGCATGAGCGGGCTAAACCCAGGTCCTGCCGTGCCCATGAAGGACCACGACGCCATCAAGCTCTTCGTGGGGCAGATCCCGCGGGGCTTGGACGAGCAGGACCTCAAGCCGCTGTTCGAGGAGTTCGGCCGCATCTACGAGCTGACGGTGCTGAAGGACCGGCTCACCGGCCTCCACAAAG GCTGTGCCTTCCTCACCTACTGCGCCCGGGACTCTGCTCTCAAGGCTCAGAGTGCACTGCACGAGCAGAAGACCCTGCCAGGG ATGAATCGTCCGATCCAAGTGAAGCCGGCTGCCAGTGAGGGCCGAGGAG AGGACCGAAAGCTGTTTGTGGGGATGCTGGGGAAGCAGCAGGGTGAGGAGGACGTCAGACGCCTGTTCCAGCCCTTCGGCCATATCGAGGAGTGCACCGTCTTGCGGAGCCCTGATGGCACCAGTAAAG GCTGTGCCTTTGTGAAGTTTGGGAGTCAGGGGGAAGCTCAGGCGGCCATCCAGAGTCTGCACGGCAGCCGGACCATGGCG GGTGCGTCGTCCAGCCTCGTGGTCAAGCTGGCGGACACAGACCGGGAGCGCGCGCTGCGGCGGATGCAGCAGATGGCGGGCCAGCTGGGCGCCTTCCACCCGGCGCCGCTGCCGCTCGGGGCCTGCGGAGCCTACACCACGGCG ATCCTGCAGCACCAGGCGGCCCTGCTGGCGGCGGCGCAGGGCCCGGGCCTAGGCCCGGTGGCCGCAGTGGCGGCACAGATGCAGCACGTGGCGGCCTTCAGCCTGGTGGCCGCGCCGCTGTTGCCCGCGGCAG CAGCTAGCTCCCCGCCCGGCGGCGGCCCGGGCACGCTTCCTGGTCTTCCGGCGCCCATCGGGGTCAATGGATTCGGCCCCCTGACCCCCCAGACCAACGGACAGCCGGGCTCCGACACTCTCTACA cccagagTCCCGGCGTGGCTGACCCCCTGCAGCAGGCCTACGCTGGGATGCACCACTACGCAG CAGCCTATCCGTCGGCCTATGCCCCCGTGAGCACAGCTTTCCCCCAGCAGCCTTCAGCCCTGCCCCAGCAGCAAAGAGAAG GCCCCGAAGGCTGTAACCTCTTCATCTATCACCTGCCTCAGGAGTTCGGTGATGCAGAACTCATACAGACATTCCTACCCTTTGGAGCTGTTGTCTCTGCCAAAGTCTTTGTGGATCGAGCCACCAACCAGAGCAAGTGTTTTG GGTTTGTTAGCTTTGACAATCCAACCAGTGCCCAGACAGCTATTCAGGCCATGAATGGCTTTCAAATTGGCATGAAGAGGCTCAAGGTCCAGCTAAAGAGGCCCAAAGATGCCAACCGGCCTTACTGA
- the CELF6 gene encoding CUGBP Elav-like family member 6 isoform X4 — translation MAAAPGGSAPPAGPGPRLGFSTADSGVGMSGLNPGPAVPMKDHDAIKLFVGQIPRGLDEQDLKPLFEEFGRIYELTVLKDRLTGLHKGCAFLTYCARDSALKAQSALHEQKTLPGMNRPIQVKPAASEGRGEDRKLFVGMLGKQQGEEDVRRLFQPFGHIEECTVLRSPDGTSKGCAFVKFGSQGEAQAAIQSLHGSRTMAGASSSLVVKLADTDRERALRRMQQMAGQLGAFHPAPLPLGACGAYTTAILQHQAALLAAAQGPGLGPVAAVAAQMQHVAAFSLVAAPLLPAAASSPPGGGPGTLPGLPAPIGVNGFGPLTPQTNGQPGSDTLYSNGLSPYPAQSPGVADPLQQAYAGMHHYAAYPSAYAPVSTAFPQQPSALPQQQREGPEGCNLFIYHLPQEFGDAELIQTFLPFGAVVSAKVFVDRATNQSKCFGFVSFDNPTSAQTAIQAMNGFQIGMKRLKVQLKRPKDANRPY, via the exons ATGGccgcggcgcccggagggtctGCGCCGCCCGCCGGCCCCGGCCCGCGCCTGGGTTTCAGCACCGCGGACAGCGGCGTCGGCATGAGCGGGCTAAACCCAGGTCCTGCCGTGCCCATGAAGGACCACGACGCCATCAAGCTCTTCGTGGGGCAGATCCCGCGGGGCTTGGACGAGCAGGACCTCAAGCCGCTGTTCGAGGAGTTCGGCCGCATCTACGAGCTGACGGTGCTGAAGGACCGGCTCACCGGCCTCCACAAAG GCTGTGCCTTCCTCACCTACTGCGCCCGGGACTCTGCTCTCAAGGCTCAGAGTGCACTGCACGAGCAGAAGACCCTGCCAGGG ATGAATCGTCCGATCCAAGTGAAGCCGGCTGCCAGTGAGGGCCGAGGAG AGGACCGAAAGCTGTTTGTGGGGATGCTGGGGAAGCAGCAGGGTGAGGAGGACGTCAGACGCCTGTTCCAGCCCTTCGGCCATATCGAGGAGTGCACCGTCTTGCGGAGCCCTGATGGCACCAGTAAAG GCTGTGCCTTTGTGAAGTTTGGGAGTCAGGGGGAAGCTCAGGCGGCCATCCAGAGTCTGCACGGCAGCCGGACCATGGCG GGTGCGTCGTCCAGCCTCGTGGTCAAGCTGGCGGACACAGACCGGGAGCGCGCGCTGCGGCGGATGCAGCAGATGGCGGGCCAGCTGGGCGCCTTCCACCCGGCGCCGCTGCCGCTCGGGGCCTGCGGAGCCTACACCACGGCG ATCCTGCAGCACCAGGCGGCCCTGCTGGCGGCGGCGCAGGGCCCGGGCCTAGGCCCGGTGGCCGCAGTGGCGGCACAGATGCAGCACGTGGCGGCCTTCAGCCTGGTGGCCGCGCCGCTGTTGCCCGCGGCAG CTAGCTCCCCGCCCGGCGGCGGCCCGGGCACGCTTCCTGGTCTTCCGGCGCCCATCGGGGTCAATGGATTCGGCCCCCTGACCCCCCAGACCAACGGACAGCCGGGCTCCGACACTCTCTACAGTAATGGGCTCTCCCCTTACCCAG cccagagTCCCGGCGTGGCTGACCCCCTGCAGCAGGCCTACGCTGGGATGCACCACTACGCAG CCTATCCGTCGGCCTATGCCCCCGTGAGCACAGCTTTCCCCCAGCAGCCTTCAGCCCTGCCCCAGCAGCAAAGAGAAG GCCCCGAAGGCTGTAACCTCTTCATCTATCACCTGCCTCAGGAGTTCGGTGATGCAGAACTCATACAGACATTCCTACCCTTTGGAGCTGTTGTCTCTGCCAAAGTCTTTGTGGATCGAGCCACCAACCAGAGCAAGTGTTTTG GGTTTGTTAGCTTTGACAATCCAACCAGTGCCCAGACAGCTATTCAGGCCATGAATGGCTTTCAAATTGGCATGAAGAGGCTCAAGGTCCAGCTAAAGAGGCCCAAAGATGCCAACCGGCCTTACTGA
- the CELF6 gene encoding CUGBP Elav-like family member 6 isoform X2, with amino-acid sequence MAAAPGGSAPPAGPGPRLGFSTADSGVGMSGLNPGPAVPMKDHDAIKLFVGQIPRGLDEQDLKPLFEEFGRIYELTVLKDRLTGLHKGCAFLTYCARDSALKAQSALHEQKTLPGMNRPIQVKPAASEGRGEDRKLFVGMLGKQQGEEDVRRLFQPFGHIEECTVLRSPDGTSKGCAFVKFGSQGEAQAAIQSLHGSRTMAGASSSLVVKLADTDRERALRRMQQMAGQLGAFHPAPLPLGACGAYTTAILQHQAALLAAAQGPGLGPVAAVAAQMQHVAAFSLVAAPLLPAAASSPPGGGPGTLPGLPAPIGVNGFGPLTPQTNGQPGSDTLYSNGLSPYPAQSPGVADPLQQAYAGMHHYAAAYPSAYAPVSTAFPQQPSALPQQQREGPEGCNLFIYHLPQEFGDAELIQTFLPFGAVVSAKVFVDRATNQSKCFGFVSFDNPTSAQTAIQAMNGFQIGMKRLKVQLKRPKDANRPY; translated from the exons ATGGccgcggcgcccggagggtctGCGCCGCCCGCCGGCCCCGGCCCGCGCCTGGGTTTCAGCACCGCGGACAGCGGCGTCGGCATGAGCGGGCTAAACCCAGGTCCTGCCGTGCCCATGAAGGACCACGACGCCATCAAGCTCTTCGTGGGGCAGATCCCGCGGGGCTTGGACGAGCAGGACCTCAAGCCGCTGTTCGAGGAGTTCGGCCGCATCTACGAGCTGACGGTGCTGAAGGACCGGCTCACCGGCCTCCACAAAG GCTGTGCCTTCCTCACCTACTGCGCCCGGGACTCTGCTCTCAAGGCTCAGAGTGCACTGCACGAGCAGAAGACCCTGCCAGGG ATGAATCGTCCGATCCAAGTGAAGCCGGCTGCCAGTGAGGGCCGAGGAG AGGACCGAAAGCTGTTTGTGGGGATGCTGGGGAAGCAGCAGGGTGAGGAGGACGTCAGACGCCTGTTCCAGCCCTTCGGCCATATCGAGGAGTGCACCGTCTTGCGGAGCCCTGATGGCACCAGTAAAG GCTGTGCCTTTGTGAAGTTTGGGAGTCAGGGGGAAGCTCAGGCGGCCATCCAGAGTCTGCACGGCAGCCGGACCATGGCG GGTGCGTCGTCCAGCCTCGTGGTCAAGCTGGCGGACACAGACCGGGAGCGCGCGCTGCGGCGGATGCAGCAGATGGCGGGCCAGCTGGGCGCCTTCCACCCGGCGCCGCTGCCGCTCGGGGCCTGCGGAGCCTACACCACGGCG ATCCTGCAGCACCAGGCGGCCCTGCTGGCGGCGGCGCAGGGCCCGGGCCTAGGCCCGGTGGCCGCAGTGGCGGCACAGATGCAGCACGTGGCGGCCTTCAGCCTGGTGGCCGCGCCGCTGTTGCCCGCGGCAG CTAGCTCCCCGCCCGGCGGCGGCCCGGGCACGCTTCCTGGTCTTCCGGCGCCCATCGGGGTCAATGGATTCGGCCCCCTGACCCCCCAGACCAACGGACAGCCGGGCTCCGACACTCTCTACAGTAATGGGCTCTCCCCTTACCCAG cccagagTCCCGGCGTGGCTGACCCCCTGCAGCAGGCCTACGCTGGGATGCACCACTACGCAG CAGCCTATCCGTCGGCCTATGCCCCCGTGAGCACAGCTTTCCCCCAGCAGCCTTCAGCCCTGCCCCAGCAGCAAAGAGAAG GCCCCGAAGGCTGTAACCTCTTCATCTATCACCTGCCTCAGGAGTTCGGTGATGCAGAACTCATACAGACATTCCTACCCTTTGGAGCTGTTGTCTCTGCCAAAGTCTTTGTGGATCGAGCCACCAACCAGAGCAAGTGTTTTG GGTTTGTTAGCTTTGACAATCCAACCAGTGCCCAGACAGCTATTCAGGCCATGAATGGCTTTCAAATTGGCATGAAGAGGCTCAAGGTCCAGCTAAAGAGGCCCAAAGATGCCAACCGGCCTTACTGA
- the CELF6 gene encoding CUGBP Elav-like family member 6 isoform X1 yields the protein MAAAPGGSAPPAGPGPRLGFSTADSGVGMSGLNPGPAVPMKDHDAIKLFVGQIPRGLDEQDLKPLFEEFGRIYELTVLKDRLTGLHKGCAFLTYCARDSALKAQSALHEQKTLPGMNRPIQVKPAASEGRGEDRKLFVGMLGKQQGEEDVRRLFQPFGHIEECTVLRSPDGTSKGCAFVKFGSQGEAQAAIQSLHGSRTMAGASSSLVVKLADTDRERALRRMQQMAGQLGAFHPAPLPLGACGAYTTAILQHQAALLAAAQGPGLGPVAAVAAQMQHVAAFSLVAAPLLPAAAASSPPGGGPGTLPGLPAPIGVNGFGPLTPQTNGQPGSDTLYSNGLSPYPAQSPGVADPLQQAYAGMHHYAAAYPSAYAPVSTAFPQQPSALPQQQREGPEGCNLFIYHLPQEFGDAELIQTFLPFGAVVSAKVFVDRATNQSKCFGFVSFDNPTSAQTAIQAMNGFQIGMKRLKVQLKRPKDANRPY from the exons ATGGccgcggcgcccggagggtctGCGCCGCCCGCCGGCCCCGGCCCGCGCCTGGGTTTCAGCACCGCGGACAGCGGCGTCGGCATGAGCGGGCTAAACCCAGGTCCTGCCGTGCCCATGAAGGACCACGACGCCATCAAGCTCTTCGTGGGGCAGATCCCGCGGGGCTTGGACGAGCAGGACCTCAAGCCGCTGTTCGAGGAGTTCGGCCGCATCTACGAGCTGACGGTGCTGAAGGACCGGCTCACCGGCCTCCACAAAG GCTGTGCCTTCCTCACCTACTGCGCCCGGGACTCTGCTCTCAAGGCTCAGAGTGCACTGCACGAGCAGAAGACCCTGCCAGGG ATGAATCGTCCGATCCAAGTGAAGCCGGCTGCCAGTGAGGGCCGAGGAG AGGACCGAAAGCTGTTTGTGGGGATGCTGGGGAAGCAGCAGGGTGAGGAGGACGTCAGACGCCTGTTCCAGCCCTTCGGCCATATCGAGGAGTGCACCGTCTTGCGGAGCCCTGATGGCACCAGTAAAG GCTGTGCCTTTGTGAAGTTTGGGAGTCAGGGGGAAGCTCAGGCGGCCATCCAGAGTCTGCACGGCAGCCGGACCATGGCG GGTGCGTCGTCCAGCCTCGTGGTCAAGCTGGCGGACACAGACCGGGAGCGCGCGCTGCGGCGGATGCAGCAGATGGCGGGCCAGCTGGGCGCCTTCCACCCGGCGCCGCTGCCGCTCGGGGCCTGCGGAGCCTACACCACGGCG ATCCTGCAGCACCAGGCGGCCCTGCTGGCGGCGGCGCAGGGCCCGGGCCTAGGCCCGGTGGCCGCAGTGGCGGCACAGATGCAGCACGTGGCGGCCTTCAGCCTGGTGGCCGCGCCGCTGTTGCCCGCGGCAG CAGCTAGCTCCCCGCCCGGCGGCGGCCCGGGCACGCTTCCTGGTCTTCCGGCGCCCATCGGGGTCAATGGATTCGGCCCCCTGACCCCCCAGACCAACGGACAGCCGGGCTCCGACACTCTCTACAGTAATGGGCTCTCCCCTTACCCAG cccagagTCCCGGCGTGGCTGACCCCCTGCAGCAGGCCTACGCTGGGATGCACCACTACGCAG CAGCCTATCCGTCGGCCTATGCCCCCGTGAGCACAGCTTTCCCCCAGCAGCCTTCAGCCCTGCCCCAGCAGCAAAGAGAAG GCCCCGAAGGCTGTAACCTCTTCATCTATCACCTGCCTCAGGAGTTCGGTGATGCAGAACTCATACAGACATTCCTACCCTTTGGAGCTGTTGTCTCTGCCAAAGTCTTTGTGGATCGAGCCACCAACCAGAGCAAGTGTTTTG GGTTTGTTAGCTTTGACAATCCAACCAGTGCCCAGACAGCTATTCAGGCCATGAATGGCTTTCAAATTGGCATGAAGAGGCTCAAGGTCCAGCTAAAGAGGCCCAAAGATGCCAACCGGCCTTACTGA
- the CELF6 gene encoding CUGBP Elav-like family member 6 isoform X3 has translation MAAAPGGSAPPAGPGPRLGFSTADSGVGMSGLNPGPAVPMKDHDAIKLFVGQIPRGLDEQDLKPLFEEFGRIYELTVLKDRLTGLHKGCAFLTYCARDSALKAQSALHEQKTLPGMNRPIQVKPAASEGRGEDRKLFVGMLGKQQGEEDVRRLFQPFGHIEECTVLRSPDGTSKGCAFVKFGSQGEAQAAIQSLHGSRTMAGASSSLVVKLADTDRERALRRMQQMAGQLGAFHPAPLPLGACGAYTTAILQHQAALLAAAQGPGLGPVAAVAAQMQHVAAFSLVAAPLLPAAAASSPPGGGPGTLPGLPAPIGVNGFGPLTPQTNGQPGSDTLYSNGLSPYPAQSPGVADPLQQAYAGMHHYAAYPSAYAPVSTAFPQQPSALPQQQREGPEGCNLFIYHLPQEFGDAELIQTFLPFGAVVSAKVFVDRATNQSKCFGFVSFDNPTSAQTAIQAMNGFQIGMKRLKVQLKRPKDANRPY, from the exons ATGGccgcggcgcccggagggtctGCGCCGCCCGCCGGCCCCGGCCCGCGCCTGGGTTTCAGCACCGCGGACAGCGGCGTCGGCATGAGCGGGCTAAACCCAGGTCCTGCCGTGCCCATGAAGGACCACGACGCCATCAAGCTCTTCGTGGGGCAGATCCCGCGGGGCTTGGACGAGCAGGACCTCAAGCCGCTGTTCGAGGAGTTCGGCCGCATCTACGAGCTGACGGTGCTGAAGGACCGGCTCACCGGCCTCCACAAAG GCTGTGCCTTCCTCACCTACTGCGCCCGGGACTCTGCTCTCAAGGCTCAGAGTGCACTGCACGAGCAGAAGACCCTGCCAGGG ATGAATCGTCCGATCCAAGTGAAGCCGGCTGCCAGTGAGGGCCGAGGAG AGGACCGAAAGCTGTTTGTGGGGATGCTGGGGAAGCAGCAGGGTGAGGAGGACGTCAGACGCCTGTTCCAGCCCTTCGGCCATATCGAGGAGTGCACCGTCTTGCGGAGCCCTGATGGCACCAGTAAAG GCTGTGCCTTTGTGAAGTTTGGGAGTCAGGGGGAAGCTCAGGCGGCCATCCAGAGTCTGCACGGCAGCCGGACCATGGCG GGTGCGTCGTCCAGCCTCGTGGTCAAGCTGGCGGACACAGACCGGGAGCGCGCGCTGCGGCGGATGCAGCAGATGGCGGGCCAGCTGGGCGCCTTCCACCCGGCGCCGCTGCCGCTCGGGGCCTGCGGAGCCTACACCACGGCG ATCCTGCAGCACCAGGCGGCCCTGCTGGCGGCGGCGCAGGGCCCGGGCCTAGGCCCGGTGGCCGCAGTGGCGGCACAGATGCAGCACGTGGCGGCCTTCAGCCTGGTGGCCGCGCCGCTGTTGCCCGCGGCAG CAGCTAGCTCCCCGCCCGGCGGCGGCCCGGGCACGCTTCCTGGTCTTCCGGCGCCCATCGGGGTCAATGGATTCGGCCCCCTGACCCCCCAGACCAACGGACAGCCGGGCTCCGACACTCTCTACAGTAATGGGCTCTCCCCTTACCCAG cccagagTCCCGGCGTGGCTGACCCCCTGCAGCAGGCCTACGCTGGGATGCACCACTACGCAG CCTATCCGTCGGCCTATGCCCCCGTGAGCACAGCTTTCCCCCAGCAGCCTTCAGCCCTGCCCCAGCAGCAAAGAGAAG GCCCCGAAGGCTGTAACCTCTTCATCTATCACCTGCCTCAGGAGTTCGGTGATGCAGAACTCATACAGACATTCCTACCCTTTGGAGCTGTTGTCTCTGCCAAAGTCTTTGTGGATCGAGCCACCAACCAGAGCAAGTGTTTTG GGTTTGTTAGCTTTGACAATCCAACCAGTGCCCAGACAGCTATTCAGGCCATGAATGGCTTTCAAATTGGCATGAAGAGGCTCAAGGTCCAGCTAAAGAGGCCCAAAGATGCCAACCGGCCTTACTGA
- the CELF6 gene encoding CUGBP Elav-like family member 6 isoform X9: MAAAPGGSAPPAGPGPRLGFSTADSGVGMSGLNPGPAVPMKDHDAIKLFVGQIPRGLDEQDLKPLFEEFGRIYELTVLKDRLTGLHKGCAFLTYCARDSALKAQSALHEQKTLPGMNRPIQVKPAASEGRGEDRKLFVGMLGKQQGEEDVRRLFQPFGHIEECTVLRSPDGTSKGCAFVKFGSQGEAQAAIQSLHGSRTMAGASSSLVVKLADTDRERALRRMQQMAGQLGAFHPAPLPLGACGAYTTAILQHQAALLAAAQGPGLGPVAAVAAQMQHVAAFSLVAAPLLPAAASSPPGGGPGTLPGLPAPIGVNGFGPLTPQTNGQPGSDTLYSNGLSPYPAQSPGVADPLQQAYAGMHHYAGPEGCNLFIYHLPQEFGDAELIQTFLPFGAVVSAKVFVDRATNQSKCFGFVSFDNPTSAQTAIQAMNGFQIGMKRLKVQLKRPKDANRPY; the protein is encoded by the exons ATGGccgcggcgcccggagggtctGCGCCGCCCGCCGGCCCCGGCCCGCGCCTGGGTTTCAGCACCGCGGACAGCGGCGTCGGCATGAGCGGGCTAAACCCAGGTCCTGCCGTGCCCATGAAGGACCACGACGCCATCAAGCTCTTCGTGGGGCAGATCCCGCGGGGCTTGGACGAGCAGGACCTCAAGCCGCTGTTCGAGGAGTTCGGCCGCATCTACGAGCTGACGGTGCTGAAGGACCGGCTCACCGGCCTCCACAAAG GCTGTGCCTTCCTCACCTACTGCGCCCGGGACTCTGCTCTCAAGGCTCAGAGTGCACTGCACGAGCAGAAGACCCTGCCAGGG ATGAATCGTCCGATCCAAGTGAAGCCGGCTGCCAGTGAGGGCCGAGGAG AGGACCGAAAGCTGTTTGTGGGGATGCTGGGGAAGCAGCAGGGTGAGGAGGACGTCAGACGCCTGTTCCAGCCCTTCGGCCATATCGAGGAGTGCACCGTCTTGCGGAGCCCTGATGGCACCAGTAAAG GCTGTGCCTTTGTGAAGTTTGGGAGTCAGGGGGAAGCTCAGGCGGCCATCCAGAGTCTGCACGGCAGCCGGACCATGGCG GGTGCGTCGTCCAGCCTCGTGGTCAAGCTGGCGGACACAGACCGGGAGCGCGCGCTGCGGCGGATGCAGCAGATGGCGGGCCAGCTGGGCGCCTTCCACCCGGCGCCGCTGCCGCTCGGGGCCTGCGGAGCCTACACCACGGCG ATCCTGCAGCACCAGGCGGCCCTGCTGGCGGCGGCGCAGGGCCCGGGCCTAGGCCCGGTGGCCGCAGTGGCGGCACAGATGCAGCACGTGGCGGCCTTCAGCCTGGTGGCCGCGCCGCTGTTGCCCGCGGCAG CTAGCTCCCCGCCCGGCGGCGGCCCGGGCACGCTTCCTGGTCTTCCGGCGCCCATCGGGGTCAATGGATTCGGCCCCCTGACCCCCCAGACCAACGGACAGCCGGGCTCCGACACTCTCTACAGTAATGGGCTCTCCCCTTACCCAG cccagagTCCCGGCGTGGCTGACCCCCTGCAGCAGGCCTACGCTGGGATGCACCACTACGCAG GCCCCGAAGGCTGTAACCTCTTCATCTATCACCTGCCTCAGGAGTTCGGTGATGCAGAACTCATACAGACATTCCTACCCTTTGGAGCTGTTGTCTCTGCCAAAGTCTTTGTGGATCGAGCCACCAACCAGAGCAAGTGTTTTG GGTTTGTTAGCTTTGACAATCCAACCAGTGCCCAGACAGCTATTCAGGCCATGAATGGCTTTCAAATTGGCATGAAGAGGCTCAAGGTCCAGCTAAAGAGGCCCAAAGATGCCAACCGGCCTTACTGA